The segment AGGAGTTGTTTTCGTGGGCTGTACCATGCCTGTTGCGGTGGGTTGAAAAATTGGGCAGGTTAGAACCAGCAATTCAACAAACGCAACTGGAACTGCTGGCAAAGTACCCCGATAGCCTGATTTCCAGAAAGTATGGGCTGCAAACGGCAACTCAGGTTTCTGAACGTGGTGGGCAGATTCTACAATCTGGTGGAATTAACACGATCGTTGGTAAAACCGCTTGGGAGCAATTCGATTCTGACTTGCGACAGCCCGACAGGCGGTTGAATCCTGGAACCACTGCGGATCTGCTGGTCGCTTGCCTGTTCATCGCCCTGAGAACAAATAAACTAAGCAAATTGATTGAATTGCGCTAACATTCCACCCTAGACGACTTTTCCATGTCAGAACGCTTTACAGTGCGGGTTACAAAAGATTACCTGGTCTTCTGTTCGGGGCATTTTATTACCTACGAAGGATCAGAATGTGAACGACTGCACGGCCATAACTACCGCGTTGCTGTGGAAGTAACTGGTCCGCTGGATACCAACCGCTATGTCTTTGATTTCATCGCGTTAAAGAACATTATGCGGCAGTTAACGGATGAACTGGACCACAGGATGCTCATTGCCACAGAAAGCAAACTAATTCGTTTTGAACAGCGAGATCAGGAAGTTCACCTGCAATTCAAGAATAAACGCTGGATGTTTCCGTTGGAAGACTGCTGTCTGTTGCCCATTGAAAATACCACTGCGGAACTGTTAGCGAGATATCTGGCACAGCGGTTGCTCGATGTGTTTCGTGAAAAAGGCTGGCCATTACCCCACCATGTGCGGATGGATGTGGAAGAGAGTTTCGGCCAGGTGGCACAGTACGATTTGAATCTGATGTAACTCCGGCCAAATTCAACGGCTATAGTTCCACGATACCGCCTGGCCATTTTCATAGGGCATCACCCCATGGAATGGGCGTGGGTCTTCATCAAAGACCAGAGGCAGAAAATAGCGATCTCCCGGCCACATTGGCAGTTCCGGCAAACATTCCACGGGAATCCAATGCAGAGTCCCTTCATGGGTGGCCTCCAGCAACTGGCCACGGAACCTGGTAATCAGAAAGATAAATCCCAGCCAGTCTTCGCCGTTTTTTCCAAATCCGGGCCAACTGATGGTACCGCGTAATTGCAGTTCTTCGGCAATCAGGCCACTTTCTTCCTGAATTTCGCGTATCATGCCACCCATCACATCTTCGGTGGGTTCCAGTTTCCCGCCCAGGCCGTTGTATTTTCCCTGGTGGAAATCGTCTGGTCGCTGGTTGCGGTGAAGCATCAACACGTGGGTTCGATCGCTGGAAAGTACATAACCAAGAGTGCCGACAATAGGTGTGTAAGGCATGAGATTTTTTTTCACGAATCAGAAATGTGAAAAACAATTAATGAATATTATTTTAGTTCTTTGATGCGGATATTCTTGTATCGCACAAAGTTTTTGGTCCAGTCACCCCCACCGTGGACCTGTAAGGCCACGTGGCCTGCGTCCGGGCGGCGTTTTTCGGTATCCTGATATTCCATAAACTTCACCCCGTTAATCCAAGTGGTAATTTTTGGTGGGTTGTTTTCGATGCGGGCGTGCAGTTCATTCCATTGACCATGTTTCCACAATTCTGGCCACTTCTTGGGATCAATCGGCAACTTAAATGGTGCATCCTGGGGTTTGATTTCTGTCACTTCTTTGCCAAAGTTGAAATTGCGGATGTGCGGTTTTCCACCCATCCCTTCACCGTAAATGCCCATCAAATTTCCATTGGCATGGTAGTCGATCATGCACTGATAGCACTTACCATCGTCGCTGCTCCGCAGAAACAGGCCACTATCCGGTCCGAAATCGTTGTTCATTTCCAGCTTGATTTCAAAGTTGCTATATAACTTATTGGTAATGATGATGCCGCCATTTCCAGGAACATCCTGGGAGCCTACGATGGCACCATTTTCAACGACCCATTTGCCGCCTGATTTATTCTTGGAGGTGCGGCTGTGGCCAGTTTTCGCACTGATTGTCCAACCTTCGAGGGTTTTCCCATCGAAAATGGTCACAAAACCATCATCGGCACCCAATGTTACGGTGGTGCCCACGCACAGTGCGACAAAACTCGAAAATAATTTCTTCAACATCGAACATTACTCCTGGAAGAGGATTAGGATTCCTTCATCTTTCTCGGCCCACCTGCGGGGCTGACAAAGGGATGATTCTCAAAAAGAGTTAATTTTTTTGAATTTTCTTTGATCGTTTTCTGGTATTTCTTTGTGCCATTCCGCTGATCAAACTGTGCAGCAATTTCCTGCAACTGGCTGATGCACCAATCGGTCAATTCTTTTGTGGAAACTTTTCCTTTGACGGATGGCACTGGTAACGAATCTGGCAGGCGAATTGACAACTGCTGGTGGTTTTCCTGTGTCTGTACCAGCAGATAAACATGCACTCCGCAGAGAAAATAGAATCGGGATTCCAGTGCGAACGCATCCATCGCGGTGGGCAGGTGTTTTTCGATGATGCGGGTTGCAGCGACCAGATTATTTGTCAGAGCTAAAAACCGAATGTGGTGCCCCAGGGTCACCAGCAGATTTCCACGCCCACGAACCAGCGGGTAGCCGCGTCGATGGCAGATGATTGCTTCTTCAATGTTGCCCAATTGAAAATGGCTCATCATCGCCCACCCCAGCGTGGTATGTGGGACAGTGGAGCAGGACATATGATCCTCCAGAATCGGTTTCACCTGTTCAAGAGCACTGTCGTATTTCGATTTGTTGTACAGTGTGGCACCCACGGAGTTGATTTCACAGGCATTACAATTACTGAGTATATCTCTTGGCAATTCGGCCATTTTTTTTGATGCTGTATCGGCTTCTTTTGTGCGATCAAGCGAACGCATCACCGATGCATAACTGGACCAGTAACCGTGCATGCCTGCGCCGTACGATTCATAGCGTGTTTTCATATCCGCAAGCAGCTCCAGAATTTTTTCAGCCGATATCGTGGGAAAGTCGCAAATATCGGTGACCACCCATTTGTATTTCCAAAGCAGGCTGTAGTAGTTGTAGGATTCCGGATCGGCATCGTAGGTTGCCAGGCACCACGGAAAATGAACCACCATTAGTTCGGGCTTGCCAGCCAATACTGCCGAATCGATCAGATACATTCGCACATCATATGCCAGGGGGACATCTCCCAGTTCATCAGCAAGCTGCACTGCCTGTTCGAGCAATGCCACCTTGGTTTCCCCATCGGGCATCATGTAGGATAGATCCATTAACTTGTCGATCGTTGCCCGTTTATCAAGTCCGGATGATTCCATGGGATTACTCAGTTGATGTGGTATAACCTGAACATCAAAGTAGTTGCAGATGCTTTTTCAACAATTCTTCAAAGTAATTGTTTCCATTCCGTTTGTCAAACAGTTCCGTAAGTTGGTGGGACTGATTCAGTAGGTAAGTACTCAACTCTGCAGAGGTATTGCCTGACAGTCCTAATTGTTCAGCTACTTTGTGTGGGATTTCTGCAATTCCTGCGTTGATGAGGGCTGGACCAAGGATACAGGCTCTCAGAAAGTAGATCAGCTTGGCATAAAATCGCACTGACTGGCTGGCAATGGATGTCCAGTGTGCGCCAATTTCAAGTGCCTCATCAAACTGTTTCGTTAACGCCAGATAGGCGATATGTTCGCCAATGCGGTCTACCTGGCGTTCTTCCTGACGGTTGCATTCATAGCCAATGATGTGCATTTCCTGTGCAAGTTCCAAATTACCTGCCTGCCATGTCTGGATCAACAATTGGCTGCATACCTCGCCACGAGAGTGGGCGGTGCCTCGACGGCCTTTCAGGATCGGCTGGGCTTTTTTCAAGGCCGCTTCGTACTGACCCATGCGGGAGAGGTGGTTGATTGTAAAATCGAGTTCAGAATCCTTGCCATCGGAAAACTCATCATTGGGCAAGGTGGGCCAGATCTGATAGGCACTATCTGCCGCAGCCAAATCCCCCAGGACCGGGAAAACATTCATTTCCAGCACATAACAGGGGCGTAATGACAGCCCTGCATTTTCGTAGCGAACTTTCATATCGGATAACAACTGGGTTACCTGGGCAACAGGAATATCCTGAAAGCCACCCAATTCATTGATTACCCAGCGGTACGCCCAGAGAAAGTGGTGGGAATACTGTTCGGGATTGCGGTCGTATCGTTCAATGCACCAGGCAAACGCCAGTGAAAGGAGGTCGCCACGGCCCGCTTCAAGTCCCACTTCCATGAGCGTGGAATGCAGGGCAAATTGAAATTGTTCCGATTCGTCGATGGCGGCGATTCGAATCGCTTTCTGAAGGAGTTCTAATTTTTCTTCCCCAATTGGTAGTGAAAGTGATTGTTCGTAAAGGTCTACGGCTCTGTCCATGGGGAACAACCTTTTGCAAGAAGGATGTTATATTAACAGTCGATTATATAAATGATCGATTAATATCCGCCACGTGGGGCACGATCGGCACGCACATGCACCTTTCTGCCTTTAATGCGGGCACCATCCATTACTTCAATCACATAACCAGCCAGTTCCTGGGGTACTTCGACCAGAGCAAAGCGATCGGTCAGATCGATTGTGCCCAGATCTTTCCCAGCGATGCCAGTTTCGTTGGCAATGGCACCGACCAGATCACCAGGGCCAACGCGTGCGTCACGGCCAATGCCAAAATAGAGCTTGGACATACCCTTGGCACTGGGACGACCACCTGCTTTTTTCCGTTCGTAAGTTCCCCCACCTGCACTGGGGCTGCCACCTCGCATTGGTCGGTCGTTTACCGGGCCACTGCGATAGGCATTTGGGATATCAGCGGTTTCTTCTTTCACCACAGGTTCTGCCAGCAAAGTCAACGCCGCATGCAGCAATTGCTGTGCGGTGTATTCATTTGCCAAATCACCCAACAGGCGGGCTAATTCCCCACTTTCGGCAGGTGATTTCAGCGCTTCCTGTAGTTTTTCGCGGGTGCGTTGCTGGCGGGCTTCCTGCAACTGCTTGTTCGTGGGAACAGATTCGATGGTCAGGTTGGTTTTCAGCAGTCGTTCGATCTGCTTCAACAACCCCTGTTCCCGTGGAGTGGCTAGGGTAATCGCAACACCTGCACGTCCGGCTCGACCCACCCGACCGGTGCGGTGGACGTAGGCTTCCGCCTGTTGTGGCACATCAAAATTAATCACGTGCGATAAATGAGAAATATCTAATCCGCGAGCGGCAATATCGGTGGCAA is part of the Zavarzinella sp. genome and harbors:
- a CDS encoding 6-pyruvoyl tetrahydropterin synthase family protein; this encodes MSERFTVRVTKDYLVFCSGHFITYEGSECERLHGHNYRVAVEVTGPLDTNRYVFDFIALKNIMRQLTDELDHRMLIATESKLIRFEQRDQEVHLQFKNKRWMFPLEDCCLLPIENTTAELLARYLAQRLLDVFREKGWPLPHHVRMDVEESFGQVAQYDLNLM
- a CDS encoding 8-oxo-dGTP diphosphatase; the encoded protein is MPYTPIVGTLGYVLSSDRTHVLMLHRNQRPDDFHQGKYNGLGGKLEPTEDVMGGMIREIQEESGLIAEELQLRGTISWPGFGKNGEDWLGFIFLITRFRGQLLEATHEGTLHWIPVECLPELPMWPGDRYFLPLVFDEDPRPFHGVMPYENGQAVSWNYSR
- a CDS encoding DUF1080 domain-containing protein gives rise to the protein MLKKLFSSFVALCVGTTVTLGADDGFVTIFDGKTLEGWTISAKTGHSRTSKNKSGGKWVVENGAIVGSQDVPGNGGIIITNKLYSNFEIKLEMNNDFGPDSGLFLRSSDDGKCYQCMIDYHANGNLMGIYGEGMGGKPHIRNFNFGKEVTEIKPQDAPFKLPIDPKKWPELWKHGQWNELHARIENNPPKITTWINGVKFMEYQDTEKRRPDAGHVALQVHGGGDWTKNFVRYKNIRIKELK